In Alteracholeplasma palmae J233, a single genomic region encodes these proteins:
- a CDS encoding ABC transporter ATP-binding protein/permease, translating to MIELNNITRIYKPKRGVEVKALNSVSVKFQDKGMVFVLGKSGSGKSTLLNIIGGLDKYDEGDLLIQGKTTQDFKQSDFDSYRNTMIGFIFQEYNVLDEFTVAQNIGLALQLQGKKMTSEAINEILDSVDLTGFGDRKPNELSGGQKQRVAIARALVKDPKIIMADEPTGALDSDTGKQVFETLKKLSQEKLVIIVSHDRDFAEKYGSRVIEFKDGDIIRDVTKVSLDQDEIKPLILDSEGIRIAAGYQLTPNDVSVINSYLAKSKSEVKAITHIENNQGTKASSFVQTDMNKIKSSDEEYAAIKSRLPFKASLKMGASALKHKRIRLVFSIILASISLVLFGLADTMGSYNKETATLKSMRDSNVNYLAFEKNFISKRSDGLVINNQDIEQNDIEKLNKINNKVQFKPIVNFGEYNRLRYSAYQSYGSYSNNGMINSSGELSGFAQLNEQEISNYGFSLTGKLPVKSNEVVLPSIAFEVFKKYGYENPTDNSRVTINNESDLIGKKLDINTNEQSYKFTIVGVVDTKLDFERYNKSNLVNISYYLLYNELSTLLHYTYHGALFVSDSFLNDHFVNVRYNGQDVNISTYNENFKNIKYVDGFSEKDIRDNQVVIPYNKIYKYNLEQYIRQQLRDSYNDKEKFDKIIKEVEEKHGKKPEYTSDSWYIEKYIEILGDFDDLENPYIYKALEERLRNMDDSVDYKPVKVIGVTTDNNEKVIVSSDMFKLFESKQAKKIISIVGYFNDLSDQELLDFIKLNYIDNGVAYKLKNQVMATLEDLNSTIEVAAKGFIYVGIGFSVFASLLMLNFISASVANKKKEIGILRAIGARGKDVLSIFSKEALIIALINYVLAMIGVIIAISWFNSMLREEYDILITILNLGIRQFALVLLVSVTVAFIAAAIPVLSIARKRPIDAIRDK from the coding sequence ATGATAGAATTAAATAATATTACAAGAATATACAAACCTAAAAGAGGGGTTGAAGTTAAAGCATTAAATAGTGTGAGTGTTAAATTCCAAGATAAAGGGATGGTTTTTGTTCTTGGTAAATCAGGAAGTGGGAAATCAACTTTATTAAATATTATTGGAGGACTTGATAAATATGATGAGGGTGATTTGCTGATACAAGGTAAAACCACCCAGGATTTTAAACAGTCAGATTTTGATTCATATAGAAATACAATGATTGGATTTATATTTCAAGAATATAACGTATTAGATGAATTTACAGTTGCACAAAATATTGGACTAGCACTTCAACTTCAAGGAAAGAAGATGACAAGTGAAGCAATTAATGAAATTTTAGATTCTGTTGACTTAACAGGATTTGGAGATAGAAAACCAAATGAATTATCAGGAGGACAAAAACAAAGAGTCGCAATCGCTCGTGCCCTAGTTAAAGATCCTAAAATAATCATGGCCGATGAACCAACAGGAGCACTTGACAGTGATACAGGGAAACAAGTTTTTGAAACATTAAAAAAACTATCTCAAGAAAAACTAGTTATCATTGTTTCACATGATCGTGACTTTGCAGAAAAATACGGCTCACGTGTTATAGAGTTTAAAGATGGGGATATTATTAGAGACGTTACTAAAGTATCTCTTGATCAAGATGAAATAAAGCCACTGATACTTGATTCAGAAGGAATTAGGATTGCTGCTGGGTACCAACTAACACCAAATGACGTAAGTGTCATTAATTCATATTTAGCAAAATCTAAATCAGAAGTTAAGGCAATTACACATATTGAAAACAATCAAGGAACAAAAGCATCTAGTTTTGTTCAAACAGATATGAATAAAATTAAATCAAGCGATGAAGAATATGCAGCAATTAAGTCAAGACTACCATTTAAAGCTAGTCTTAAAATGGGTGCTTCAGCACTTAAACATAAGCGTATTCGCTTAGTATTCTCAATTATCTTAGCATCAATTTCATTAGTCTTATTTGGTCTAGCGGATACAATGGGAAGCTATAATAAAGAAACAGCAACACTCAAATCAATGAGAGATTCTAATGTAAACTATTTAGCATTTGAAAAGAATTTCATTTCAAAAAGATCAGATGGACTAGTAATAAATAATCAAGATATCGAACAAAATGATATTGAAAAACTTAACAAGATCAATAATAAAGTTCAATTTAAGCCAATTGTTAATTTTGGTGAGTACAATAGACTTAGATATTCAGCTTATCAGAGCTATGGAAGCTATTCTAATAATGGAATGATTAATTCTTCAGGAGAATTGAGTGGTTTTGCACAATTAAACGAACAAGAAATTTCAAATTATGGATTCTCTTTGACTGGTAAATTACCAGTTAAAAGTAATGAAGTAGTTTTACCTAGCATAGCATTCGAAGTGTTTAAAAAATATGGGTATGAAAATCCAACGGATAATTCGCGTGTTACTATTAATAATGAAAGTGATTTAATTGGAAAAAAATTAGATATTAATACTAACGAACAATCGTATAAATTTACCATTGTAGGAGTAGTAGATACTAAACTTGATTTTGAACGATATAATAAATCTAATTTAGTAAATATTTCTTACTATTTACTATATAATGAGTTATCAACTTTATTACATTATACATATCATGGGGCTTTATTCGTTTCAGATAGTTTCTTAAATGATCACTTTGTTAATGTAAGATATAATGGACAAGACGTTAATATAAGTACATATAATGAAAATTTTAAAAATATTAAGTATGTAGATGGATTTAGTGAAAAAGATATTAGAGATAATCAAGTGGTTATCCCATACAACAAGATTTATAAATATAATCTAGAGCAATATATCAGACAACAACTAAGGGATTCTTACAATGATAAAGAAAAATTTGATAAAATTATCAAAGAAGTAGAAGAAAAGCATGGTAAAAAACCAGAATATACGTCTGACTCATGGTATATAGAAAAATACATAGAAATTTTAGGTGACTTTGATGATTTAGAAAATCCATACATATATAAAGCCCTAGAAGAACGATTAAGAAATATGGATGATAGTGTAGATTATAAACCTGTAAAAGTTATAGGCGTTACTACAGATAATAATGAAAAAGTAATTGTTTCTAGTGATATGTTCAAGTTATTTGAAAGTAAGCAAGCGAAAAAAATTATTTCAATTGTTGGCTATTTCAACGATTTATCTGATCAAGAATTACTTGACTTTATTAAATTAAATTACATTGATAATGGGGTTGCCTATAAGTTAAAAAATCAAGTGATGGCAACATTAGAAGATCTTAACTCTACTATTGAAGTTGCGGCTAAAGGTTTTATTTATGTTGGTATTGGATTTTCAGTATTTGCGTCTCTTTTAATGCTTAACTTTATTAGCGCTAGCGTTGCTAATAAGAAAAAAGAAATAGGTATCTTAAGAGCAATTGGCGCAAGAGGAAAAGATGTCTTAAGTATTTTCTCAAAAGAAGCGTTAATTATTGCATTAATTAATTATGTACTTGCGATGATTGGAGTTATAATTGCTATTTCATGGTTTAATAGTATGTTAAGAGAAGAATATGATATTCTTATTACAATTTTAAATCTAGGCATTAGACAATTTGCTTTAGTTTTATTAGTAAGCGTTACAGTTGCCTTTATAGCAGCAGCTATTCCAGTACTTTCAATTGCACGTAAACGCCCAATTGATGCAATCAGAGATAAATAA
- a CDS encoding immunoglobulin-like domain-containing protein, translated as MKKIVTTVVLFALSLVLVACGKGSSALTDAKEALQIQYQAGDQYDSVTRDITLPTSLGSYEGLTIEWASDNQSLVIEGTKGKVVQGSENITVNLTATLKLDGKEETKPFSIVVIKKEVVELALSIKSKYVGEPYGESLSDGLIDEHLQMSAESNLTVSFFAENSKTKTIFNNKFQETRLYPGSKNGSKLVITALNGKKITKVEVVFGPQNGGLSVNGLEANKTISEKISVDIDSLESVTLQNVADATSGNRIDIKEIIVTIK; from the coding sequence ATGAAGAAAATAGTTACAACAGTTGTTTTATTTGCGCTATCATTAGTATTGGTAGCATGTGGAAAAGGAAGTTCTGCATTAACAGATGCTAAAGAGGCTTTACAAATACAATATCAAGCTGGAGATCAATATGATTCAGTAACAAGAGATATTACATTACCTACATCTTTAGGATCCTATGAAGGACTAACAATTGAATGGGCAAGTGATAATCAATCTCTTGTAATAGAAGGAACTAAGGGAAAAGTAGTTCAAGGTTCAGAAAATATAACAGTTAATTTAACTGCAACTCTTAAATTAGATGGTAAAGAAGAAACTAAACCATTTTCTATAGTAGTGATTAAAAAAGAAGTTGTTGAATTAGCTTTATCAATAAAGAGTAAGTATGTAGGTGAACCTTATGGTGAATCGCTTTCAGATGGTTTAATTGATGAACACTTGCAAATGAGTGCAGAATCAAATCTTACAGTTTCTTTTTTTGCAGAAAACAGTAAAACTAAAACTATATTCAATAATAAATTTCAAGAAACACGTTTGTATCCAGGAAGTAAAAATGGCAGTAAATTAGTAATAACTGCTCTAAATGGCAAAAAAATCACTAAAGTAGAAGTTGTTTTTGGACCACAAAATGGTGGATTATCTGTTAATGGATTAGAAGCAAATAAAACTATTTCTGAAAAAATTTCTGTTGACATTGATTCATTAGAAAGTGTAACATTGCAAAATGTTGCGGATGCCACAAGTGGAAATAGAATAGACATTAAAGAAATTATTGTAACAATTAAATAA
- a CDS encoding endonuclease: MKKTILTILCFMTTIILVACDSDKRQTYTVTYKSDNSLYETQIYKEGDYVKLPQNPELEGFEFEYWFIDDKRFDISQSVTKNLELIAKFKEKKYDYTVSFYDGKKLYKSQKLKANAFAKSETITKENHSFKGWYTNTGLTEIYNFSTPITKNINLYAKWEKVIEQLDDLNAPYTPQNNDNYYGDIKTKIGNDLRSSLNSRLYQGSTIKTYSSSKWDTLQKADLVNETSNKVWLIYSSEQRSVNNNGGGSGQWNKEHVIAQKWMKDIGAVGNTGDQHNLRAADVDTNSDRGNKRFTEGSGTFINNSNSYYPGDEHKGDVARIIMYMMVMLPKLTINQIFEPSNGYDILLKWHKEDPVSTFELRRNDKIYEDQGNRNPFIDYPEFAESIWAKETTKASSIFNFYQSKLTQFNFIETTIILDSKKRFNL; the protein is encoded by the coding sequence ATGAAAAAAACAATACTAACAATCTTATGCTTCATGACAACTATTATTTTAGTAGCATGTGATTCTGATAAAAGACAAACATACACAGTAACTTATAAAAGCGATAACTCTTTATATGAAACACAAATATATAAAGAAGGAGATTATGTTAAATTACCACAAAATCCAGAATTAGAAGGTTTTGAATTTGAATACTGGTTTATTGATGATAAAAGATTTGATATAAGTCAATCAGTTACCAAAAATTTAGAATTAATCGCAAAATTTAAAGAAAAAAAATATGATTATACTGTTTCTTTCTATGATGGGAAAAAACTATATAAAAGCCAAAAATTAAAAGCTAATGCCTTTGCTAAAAGTGAAACTATTACCAAAGAAAATCACAGCTTTAAAGGCTGGTATACTAATACAGGACTGACAGAAATATATAATTTTTCTACACCTATTACAAAAAATATTAACCTTTATGCTAAGTGGGAAAAAGTTATTGAGCAGTTAGATGATCTAAATGCACCATATACACCGCAAAATAATGATAATTACTATGGTGATATTAAAACTAAAATAGGAAATGACTTACGTAGTAGTTTAAATAGTAGACTATATCAAGGATCAACCATTAAAACTTACAGTTCATCTAAGTGGGACACTTTACAAAAAGCAGACTTAGTGAATGAAACCTCAAATAAAGTTTGGTTAATCTATAGTAGTGAACAACGCTCAGTTAATAATAATGGTGGTGGCAGTGGTCAATGGAATAAAGAACATGTTATTGCTCAAAAATGGATGAAAGATATTGGCGCTGTAGGTAATACAGGTGATCAACATAATTTACGTGCCGCGGATGTTGATACTAATAGTGATAGAGGAAACAAACGCTTCACAGAAGGTAGTGGAACATTTATAAATAATTCTAATTCCTATTACCCAGGAGATGAACACAAAGGTGATGTTGCTAGAATCATTATGTATATGATGGTGATGTTACCTAAGTTAACTATTAATCAAATCTTTGAACCATCTAATGGATATGATATTTTACTAAAATGGCACAAGGAAGATCCTGTAAGTACATTTGAATTAAGAAGAAATGATAAAATATATGAAGATCAAGGTAATAGGAATCCATTTATTGATTATCCAGAATTTGCAGAATCAATATGGGCTAAAGAAACTACTAAAGCATCTAGTATATTTAACTTTTATCAATCAAAATTAACTCAATTTAACTTTATTGAAACTACAATTATTTTAGATAGTAAAAAAAGATTTAATTTATAA
- the serS gene encoding serine--tRNA ligase gives MLDLKYITENTEEAITQLEKRKGDFSYIRKIPLLQEERKQLIVESESLKAKRNETSKLVGQYKRDKKDTTELLAEVAHIGDEVKALDNKLEEIEKEIFNLLSITPNILNASVPVGKDDSENIELYKVGEPKKFAFPVKDHVELGEKLGIFDFERAAKITGSRFVVDKGLGARLERSLIQFMMDLHSQQNGYTEIIPPYIVNEKSMFATGQFPKFKEDSYKVGTDEDSWYLNPTAEVPTINLYRDEIIDVDLLPIKYVSYTTAFRSEAGSAGRDTKGILRQHQFNKVELIKFTKPEDSYNELELMLKNSEEVLKLLEIPYRVVTLCSGDVGFSMAKTYDIEVWLPGQNTYREIGSISNAEDFQARRANIRFKRTKDSKTEYVHTLNGSGLAVGRTMIAIIENYQNEDGTISIPKVLQPYMKVDVIK, from the coding sequence ATGTTAGATTTAAAGTATATTACAGAAAATACAGAAGAAGCAATCACCCAATTAGAAAAAAGAAAAGGTGACTTTTCATATATAAGAAAAATCCCTTTATTACAAGAAGAAAGAAAACAACTGATTGTAGAATCAGAAAGTTTAAAAGCTAAAAGAAATGAAACTTCTAAACTAGTAGGACAATATAAAAGAGATAAAAAAGATACAACCGAGCTTTTGGCAGAAGTTGCACATATTGGAGATGAAGTTAAAGCATTAGATAATAAACTGGAAGAAATTGAAAAAGAAATCTTTAACTTATTATCAATTACACCCAATATCTTAAATGCTTCAGTGCCAGTAGGAAAAGATGATTCTGAAAATATTGAACTTTATAAAGTAGGAGAACCTAAAAAGTTTGCTTTCCCAGTTAAAGATCATGTTGAGCTGGGAGAAAAATTAGGAATCTTTGATTTTGAAAGAGCTGCTAAAATTACAGGAAGTAGATTTGTTGTCGATAAAGGATTAGGAGCTAGACTAGAACGTTCATTAATTCAATTTATGATGGATTTACATAGCCAACAAAATGGCTATACAGAAATTATTCCTCCATACATTGTCAATGAAAAATCAATGTTTGCCACAGGACAATTTCCAAAGTTTAAAGAAGATTCATATAAAGTAGGAACTGATGAAGATAGTTGGTATTTAAACCCAACAGCTGAAGTACCTACAATCAATTTATACCGTGATGAAATTATTGATGTTGATTTATTACCTATTAAATATGTATCATATACAACTGCATTTAGATCAGAAGCTGGTTCTGCAGGACGTGATACGAAAGGTATTTTAAGACAACACCAATTTAATAAAGTAGAATTAATCAAATTTACTAAACCAGAAGATTCATATAATGAATTAGAACTTATGCTTAAAAACTCTGAAGAAGTCCTAAAATTATTAGAAATCCCATACCGTGTTGTTACATTATGTTCAGGTGATGTTGGATTTAGTATGGCAAAAACATATGATATTGAAGTATGGTTACCAGGACAAAATACATATAGAGAAATAGGTTCTATCAGTAATGCAGAAGATTTTCAAGCAAGACGTGCAAATATTAGATTTAAAAGAACAAAAGATAGCAAAACTGAATATGTTCATACATTAAATGGATCAGGATTAGCTGTTGGTAGAACAATGATTGCGATCATTGAAAACTATCAAAATGAAGATGGAACAATTTCTATTCCTAAAGTATTACAACCATATATGAAAGTAGACGTTATTAAATAA
- a CDS encoding NUDIX domain-containing protein: MNYCPNCGNKLEIRNEKTKECLKCGYIDWNNLVNVSSIVVAYYKDQFVMVRLKENNKITFPGGYRDLGETLEEAARREFFEETGMTVNHLDVFKTYTKDSQHLVWIVYKASIEEVSFIDNNETSEIILVKDAKDILQDELRGNLTKQLFDDLV, translated from the coding sequence ATGAACTATTGTCCTAACTGTGGAAATAAACTAGAGATAAGAAACGAAAAAACAAAAGAGTGTTTGAAGTGTGGGTATATCGATTGGAACAATTTGGTAAATGTTTCATCGATTGTTGTTGCATACTATAAAGATCAATTTGTAATGGTTAGATTAAAAGAAAATAATAAAATTACTTTTCCTGGTGGATATAGAGACTTAGGAGAAACATTAGAAGAAGCAGCTAGAAGAGAGTTTTTTGAAGAAACAGGAATGACAGTTAACCATTTAGACGTTTTTAAGACATATACAAAAGATTCACAACATCTAGTATGGATAGTTTATAAAGCCTCAATTGAAGAAGTGAGTTTTATTGATAACAATGAAACAAGTGAAATCATTTTGGTTAAAGATGCCAAAGATATTTTACAAGATGAACTTAGGGGTAACTTAACAAAACAGTTATTTGATGATTTGGTATAA
- a CDS encoding DNA alkylation repair protein gives MNHDILEEIDFKLANHTILFSDMTILIKKKKLYDLKYFSYYESWLYKYVDSWGKCDVFCYRVLNPMIQKYPNLYEHIKKWAHSEQIYVRRAAPVSLIISSQNFSVNYDVDKILEICNLLKNDNHIHVQKGIGWLLKYAYLSYPESIKDYLIRNKQDISKITFTYALEKMPMTLKMQLKKY, from the coding sequence ATGAATCATGATATTTTAGAGGAAATAGACTTTAAACTAGCTAATCATACAATTTTATTTTCTGATATGACTATTCTAATAAAGAAAAAGAAACTATATGATCTAAAGTACTTTTCTTACTATGAATCATGGTTATATAAATACGTTGATAGTTGGGGTAAATGTGATGTTTTTTGTTATAGAGTTTTAAACCCAATGATTCAAAAGTATCCTAATTTATATGAACATATAAAAAAGTGGGCACATTCTGAACAAATATATGTTAGAAGAGCCGCACCGGTAAGTTTGATTATTTCATCTCAAAATTTTAGTGTAAACTACGATGTTGATAAAATTTTAGAAATATGTAATTTATTAAAAAATGATAACCATATTCATGTTCAAAAAGGTATAGGGTGGCTTTTAAAGTATGCATACTTAAGCTATCCTGAATCTATAAAAGACTACCTTATTAGAAATAAACAAGATATAAGTAAAATAACATTTACATATGCATTAGAAAAAATGCCTATGACATTAAAAATGCAGTTAAAAAAATATTAG
- a CDS encoding HIT family protein has product MSTIFTKIINREIPSYIVYEDDLVLAFLDITQASKGHTLVVTKNEYKDITEVPEETLSHLFKVVQKISKGMFKAFNIKGINLLNNNGEVAGQTVFHYHVHIIPRYESNELNFVFENNMDKTSKEMFIERQNLIISSLN; this is encoded by the coding sequence ATGTCTACTATTTTTACAAAAATTATTAATAGAGAAATTCCAAGTTATATTGTTTATGAAGATGATTTAGTTTTAGCTTTTCTAGATATTACACAAGCGTCTAAAGGTCATACTTTAGTAGTAACTAAAAATGAGTATAAAGATATTACTGAAGTACCTGAAGAAACCTTATCTCATCTTTTTAAAGTTGTTCAAAAAATAAGTAAAGGTATGTTTAAAGCTTTTAATATTAAGGGTATTAATTTACTTAATAATAATGGTGAGGTTGCTGGGCAAACTGTTTTCCATTATCATGTACATATTATTCCAAGATATGAAAGTAATGAGTTAAATTTTGTTTTTGAAAATAATATGGATAAAACTTCCAAAGAAATGTTTATAGAAAGACAAAATCTTATCATTAGCTCATTAAACTAA
- a CDS encoding phosphate propanoyltransferase, with the protein MKKIPVGISGRHVHLTQEHLDILFGEKNYKLTEFKALSQPGQYAADEKIDVVSPEGKVLAGVRILGPVRPASQVEISKSDAIRFKFIAPVRSSGDVKGSGKATLVGPKGQVEIEEGVIIADRHIHFSLEDAKEFGVTDRQVVSIKVGGEKPGLLENVLCRVSDKFKLDCHLDTDDGAAFLLTNGDTVELVKKFQIVE; encoded by the coding sequence ATGAAAAAAATTCCAGTGGGTATTTCAGGACGTCACGTACATCTAACCCAAGAACACTTAGATATTTTATTTGGAGAAAAAAACTACAAATTAACAGAGTTTAAAGCACTAAGCCAACCAGGACAATATGCAGCAGATGAAAAAATCGATGTTGTAAGCCCAGAAGGTAAAGTACTAGCGGGTGTAAGAATCTTAGGACCAGTTAGACCAGCTAGCCAAGTTGAAATTTCAAAAAGTGATGCAATCAGATTTAAATTTATCGCACCAGTAAGATCATCAGGTGATGTTAAAGGATCTGGAAAAGCAACATTAGTAGGGCCTAAAGGACAAGTTGAAATTGAAGAAGGCGTAATTATTGCTGATAGACATATTCACTTTTCATTAGAAGATGCTAAAGAATTTGGTGTTACTGACAGACAAGTAGTAAGTATTAAAGTTGGTGGAGAAAAACCAGGATTATTAGAAAACGTATTATGCCGTGTAAGTGATAAATTCAAATTAGATTGTCACCTAGATACAGACGATGGTGCAGCTTTCTTATTAACTAACGGAGATACTGTTGAATTAGTTAAAAAATTTCAAATCGTTGAATAA
- a CDS encoding cysteine peptidase family C39 domain-containing protein, with protein sequence MKRIHVRQHDQTDCAAASLATVSIFYGREITISKLRDICGTDIKGTSVAGLVEGAKQLGFDAKSVRISEEIV encoded by the coding sequence ATGAAGAGAATACACGTAAGACAACACGATCAAACTGATTGTGCAGCTGCGAGTTTGGCAACAGTTTCCATATTTTATGGTAGAGAAATTACTATCTCTAAACTAAGAGATATATGTGGAACAGATATCAAAGGAACAAGCGTTGCTGGATTAGTAGAAGGAGCTAAACAATTAGGTTTTGATGCTAAGTCAGTTAGAATCTCAGAAGAGATAGTTTAA
- a CDS encoding HlyD family efflux transporter periplasmic adaptor subunit gives MKTYDLHELKSSVIQYNKKVPNFLFWILTVIVTLVTFILILAHFTYKEEVIRSTGMISTTGKTHIMSLTGGEIKEVHKPNGSYVEKGEVILSLNTISVDVQIKALNEKLEYMTKEVDGFDSFIKALENFDLEDIDKNKNPFEKGELYLTYETFLESIRNSTEDKPQEELKKERQTMINQYLSQYYSQKKQYQYELVGLKGQKEAYELSLTTYQIVAQEKGYINYQVNLTKGMVVGNDSLGTISERVENANSRVEGYISAQYRSFIKEEDLVEMVIAGLPQSDYGMIRGTIESISTDSIVNEDQVLYKIIVKPEKLELSKRNSKVALTSGQVSEMRIKYHKTTWLNWGLEKLGIINK, from the coding sequence TTGAAAACATATGATTTACATGAGCTTAAAAGTAGTGTGATTCAATATAATAAAAAAGTTCCAAACTTTCTTTTTTGGATCTTAACAGTTATTGTTACACTAGTTACTTTCATTCTTATCTTGGCACATTTTACATACAAAGAAGAAGTTATTAGGTCAACAGGAATGATTAGCACAACAGGTAAAACTCATATCATGAGTTTAACTGGTGGAGAGATTAAAGAAGTACATAAGCCAAATGGAAGTTATGTTGAAAAAGGCGAAGTGATTCTTTCATTAAATACAATTTCTGTTGATGTACAAATAAAAGCATTAAATGAAAAATTAGAATATATGACTAAAGAAGTTGATGGGTTTGACTCATTTATTAAAGCATTAGAAAACTTTGATTTAGAAGATATAGATAAAAATAAGAACCCTTTTGAAAAAGGAGAACTTTATTTAACTTATGAAACTTTCTTAGAATCTATTAGAAATAGCACAGAGGATAAACCACAAGAAGAGCTAAAAAAAGAAAGACAAACTATGATTAATCAATATCTATCACAATACTATTCTCAGAAGAAACAGTATCAATATGAGTTAGTGGGGTTAAAAGGCCAAAAAGAGGCCTATGAATTATCTCTTACAACCTATCAAATAGTAGCTCAAGAAAAAGGTTATATCAACTATCAAGTTAACCTTACAAAAGGTATGGTAGTAGGAAATGACTCATTAGGGACTATTAGTGAAAGAGTAGAAAATGCTAATAGTAGGGTAGAAGGCTATATAAGTGCTCAATATAGATCATTTATTAAAGAAGAGGATTTAGTTGAGATGGTTATTGCAGGGCTTCCACAATCAGATTATGGCATGATTAGAGGCACTATAGAAAGTATTTCTACAGATAGTATTGTTAATGAAGATCAAGTCTTATATAAAATCATTGTTAAACCAGAGAAATTAGAACTATCTAAAAGAAATAGTAAAGTAGCATTAACCTCAGGGCAAGTAAGTGAAATGAGAATTAAGTATCATAAAACAACTTGGCTCAATTGGGGATTAGAGAAGTTAGGTATCATTAATAAATAA